In Methylomonas sp. MK1, the following are encoded in one genomic region:
- a CDS encoding MucB/RseB C-terminal domain-containing protein — MRVLKAFLLCVVCQSAFAEKDQVTARQWLDHMNRAMKTLNYRGTVIFMKNGQLDTMKYQHSVENGVEQERLASLNSPMREVTRKSNEVTCTFKETSQKVVNHHPLDSSFIVNLPQNTANLEKNYQLVLSGQESIAMLPTQIVSVEPTDALRYPRKIWVDTQHFLPLKVEVYNLDGSILEQVVFTDLMTDSVAEPHTGNVDDNSFHVKHIHTAQAEPFENATFVLKNWPAGFEPVFFIRNSIQQSQKAVDHLLISDGFSTVSVYLEAKESQGMNGLHSLGSVNSFSKVIGDTQFTVLGEVPAKTVELIADGIALR; from the coding sequence GTGAGAGTTTTAAAAGCTTTTTTGCTATGTGTTGTTTGCCAAAGCGCTTTTGCCGAGAAGGATCAAGTGACGGCCCGACAATGGCTGGATCATATGAACCGGGCGATGAAAACCCTAAACTATCGGGGTACCGTGATCTTCATGAAAAACGGTCAGCTCGATACGATGAAATATCAGCATAGTGTTGAAAACGGCGTCGAACAGGAACGCTTGGCTTCTTTGAATTCGCCGATGCGGGAAGTGACGCGTAAATCGAACGAAGTGACTTGCACATTCAAGGAAACCAGTCAAAAAGTGGTCAACCACCATCCGCTGGATAGTTCGTTTATCGTCAATTTGCCGCAGAACACCGCTAACCTGGAAAAAAATTATCAATTAGTTTTGTCGGGTCAGGAATCCATCGCGATGTTGCCGACGCAAATCGTCAGTGTTGAGCCTACCGATGCGCTGCGCTACCCGAGAAAAATCTGGGTGGATACCCAACATTTTTTGCCGCTGAAAGTCGAAGTTTACAATTTGGACGGCAGTATCCTTGAGCAAGTAGTGTTCACCGATTTAATGACCGATTCCGTAGCCGAGCCCCACACCGGCAATGTCGACGACAACAGCTTTCATGTCAAACATATCCACACTGCTCAAGCCGAACCGTTTGAAAACGCCACATTCGTATTGAAGAATTGGCCGGCTGGGTTTGAGCCGGTATTTTTTATTCGCAATTCCATCCAGCAATCTCAAAAAGCCGTAGATCATTTATTGATTAGCGACGGTTTTTCTACGGTGTCGGTGTATCTGGAAGCCAAAGAATCGCAAGGTATGAACGGTTTGCATAGTCTGGGTTCTGTTAATTCGTTCAGTAAGGTGATTGGCGATACCCAATTCACCGTATTGGGTGAAGTACCCGCCAAAACAGTCGAGCTAATTGCTGACGGCATAGCGCTACGTTAG
- a CDS encoding lysophospholipid acyltransferase family protein, which produces MIDAERILQETYPDFKFGKDNKLVVQALKKLIHEDDFNDVIRKNQHLRGFAFLDKLLNYFKFNYQVSNDCYNNIPSEGRLLIVANHPIGTLDGLALVKLIRSVRPDVRIVANRVLSHMEPLQSIFLPVDVLSDKKKLKDVYKVMLDALENEEAIIFFPAGEVSRITPKGIRDGAWQSGFIKLARRAQCPILPIFIKAKNSALFYSASTLYKPLGTMLLVKEMFNKKGQEIKFMVGAPVPYQVIADSEESNKQLSQRFRKHVQNLGKKNKPALFETVATVVHPSDTKAVKKALYQSRLLGETRDGKKIFLYQFQDDCPVMREIARLRELTFRTVEEGTGLALDLDKFDIYYSHIVLWDDNDLEIVGAYRVGDGPAIMASHGIDGFYTQTLFDLRNEFEAYLPHSIELGRSFVQPRYWGQHSLDYLWYGIGAYLRERPDIKYLFGPVSISNAYPQAAKELIIGFYQQQFASDLQNTKARTPFVMSQQCKAFAATEFSADYSTSFKILNSELKKLGVKVPTLYKQYVELCVDKGCHFVAFNIDPDFNNCIDGLIMVEVDKIAPKKRQRYIEKSLAG; this is translated from the coding sequence ATGATCGATGCTGAACGCATTCTGCAAGAAACTTATCCCGACTTTAAATTTGGCAAAGACAATAAGCTGGTCGTACAAGCTTTAAAAAAACTGATCCACGAAGACGATTTCAACGACGTTATTCGCAAAAACCAACACCTGCGCGGCTTCGCCTTTCTCGACAAGCTACTGAATTACTTCAAATTCAATTATCAAGTCAGCAACGATTGCTATAACAATATTCCCTCGGAAGGCCGTCTGCTGATCGTTGCCAATCACCCAATTGGAACCCTGGACGGCTTGGCCTTGGTGAAATTGATTCGTTCTGTGCGGCCCGATGTGCGTATCGTTGCCAACCGAGTCTTGTCGCATATGGAGCCTTTGCAATCCATATTTCTGCCGGTCGATGTACTGTCCGATAAGAAAAAGCTAAAAGACGTTTATAAGGTGATGCTGGATGCACTGGAAAACGAAGAAGCCATCATTTTCTTCCCGGCCGGCGAGGTTTCGCGCATCACGCCCAAAGGCATCCGCGACGGCGCCTGGCAATCCGGCTTTATTAAACTGGCTCGCAGAGCACAGTGCCCTATCCTGCCGATCTTCATCAAAGCCAAGAACTCGGCCTTGTTCTACAGCGCCTCGACGCTATACAAACCGTTGGGCACGATGCTGTTAGTTAAGGAGATGTTCAACAAGAAGGGCCAGGAAATCAAATTCATGGTCGGCGCGCCGGTACCTTACCAAGTGATTGCCGATAGCGAGGAAAGCAATAAACAGCTCAGTCAGCGCTTTCGCAAGCACGTCCAAAACCTGGGCAAGAAAAACAAACCGGCGCTATTCGAGACCGTCGCCACCGTGGTGCATCCTTCCGATACCAAAGCGGTGAAGAAGGCCTTGTACCAATCGCGTCTGCTTGGCGAAACCCGCGACGGCAAAAAGATCTTTTTATACCAGTTTCAAGACGATTGTCCGGTGATGCGGGAAATCGCCCGCTTACGCGAACTGACATTCAGAACCGTCGAAGAAGGCACCGGCCTAGCATTGGATCTAGACAAATTCGACATTTACTACAGCCACATCGTGCTGTGGGACGATAACGATCTGGAAATCGTCGGTGCCTACCGGGTCGGAGACGGCCCTGCCATTATGGCCAGCCATGGTATAGACGGTTTTTATACGCAAACCCTGTTCGATTTACGCAACGAATTCGAAGCTTATCTACCTCACAGCATCGAGCTAGGTCGCAGCTTTGTGCAGCCGCGTTATTGGGGGCAACACAGCCTGGATTATCTTTGGTACGGTATAGGCGCCTATTTGCGCGAACGGCCGGACATCAAATATCTATTCGGCCCGGTCAGCATCAGCAATGCCTACCCGCAGGCCGCGAAAGAACTGATTATCGGTTTTTATCAACAGCAGTTCGCTTCCGACTTACAGAACACCAAGGCCAGAACGCCCTTCGTGATGTCCCAACAGTGCAAAGCGTTCGCGGCCACAGAATTCAGCGCCGACTACTCCACCAGTTTCAAAATATTGAATAGCGAACTAAAAAAACTGGGCGTCAAAGTCCCTACGCTTTATAAACAATACGTGGAATTATGTGTCGATAAAGGCTGCCATTTCGTCGCCTTCAATATCGACCCGGACTTCAATAATTGTATCGACGGCCTGATCATGGTGGAGGTCGATAAAATCGCGCCCAAGAAAAGACAACGCTACATCGAAAAATCGCTGGCCGGTTAG
- a CDS encoding DUF2914 domain-containing protein — MADNKVVIKINYDKKHSGINTEPQTVTVWHIRRILVAVLALVLIVIVLFSWFGGADEDSDTQIDTTEKVQQFNTPDAEIVERQEPALIEKPVPAIVPKESAHSESVKKIDSVKKPAAIILDRKVIRASLNTEPKDDEPGEPIKSPLRVIPNQSQEVFYFSEIKNMKGRSLFHRWSRNGQIVHQKQLDMKDKITKVWSSKTLSAKDKGEWQVQLTDKKGKVYSEVNFSVNSE; from the coding sequence ATGGCTGATAATAAAGTAGTTATCAAAATTAATTATGATAAGAAACACTCAGGCATAAACACGGAGCCGCAAACGGTAACGGTTTGGCATATTCGCAGGATACTGGTTGCGGTTCTGGCCTTAGTTTTGATAGTAATAGTATTGTTTTCATGGTTTGGCGGCGCTGACGAAGATAGTGATACTCAGATCGATACCACGGAAAAAGTTCAACAATTTAATACCCCGGATGCTGAAATTGTTGAACGGCAAGAGCCGGCGCTAATAGAAAAGCCAGTGCCGGCGATAGTGCCTAAGGAATCAGCCCACTCTGAAAGTGTTAAAAAAATCGACAGTGTTAAAAAGCCGGCGGCGATTATATTGGACCGAAAGGTTATCAGAGCATCTTTAAATACCGAGCCCAAGGATGATGAACCCGGTGAGCCGATTAAGTCTCCGCTGAGAGTTATTCCTAACCAATCCCAGGAAGTTTTTTATTTTAGTGAGATAAAAAACATGAAGGGTAGATCTTTGTTTCATCGATGGTCGCGTAACGGTCAAATCGTGCATCAAAAACAATTGGATATGAAAGATAAAATAACCAAGGTATGGTCTAGTAAAACCCTGTCTGCCAAAGATAAGGGCGAATGGCAAGTACAGTTGACGGATAAGAAAGGCAAGGTATATTCGGAAGTCAATTTTTCAGTAAATTCTGAATAA
- the rpoE gene encoding RNA polymerase sigma factor RpoE: MNEQETNTEDLDQELVRRVQQGDKSAFDLLVIKYQHKIVHLVNRYVKDPSEAQDVAQDSFIKAYRALGDFRGDSAFYTWLYRIAINTAKNYLLSRSRRHFDYEIDVQDAEQVENAPQLKDIETPENLLMNEQIVAVIKSAIERLPEEMRIAITLREFEGMSYEEIAEAMDCPIGTVRSRIFRAREAIDQKLNPLLD; encoded by the coding sequence GTGAACGAACAAGAAACGAATACCGAAGATCTGGATCAAGAGCTGGTACGCCGTGTGCAGCAAGGCGATAAATCCGCCTTCGATCTTTTGGTGATCAAATACCAGCACAAGATCGTCCACTTGGTGAATCGGTACGTCAAGGATCCGAGCGAAGCTCAGGATGTGGCGCAGGACAGCTTCATCAAGGCTTACCGGGCCTTGGGAGATTTTCGCGGTGACAGCGCCTTTTACACTTGGTTGTATCGCATAGCGATTAACACCGCCAAAAACTATTTGTTGTCGCGTTCGCGCCGTCATTTTGATTACGAGATCGATGTTCAAGATGCCGAACAAGTAGAAAACGCGCCACAACTAAAAGATATAGAAACGCCGGAAAATTTGTTGATGAACGAACAAATCGTGGCGGTCATCAAATCGGCTATCGAGAGGTTACCAGAAGAGATGCGGATTGCAATTACGCTCAGGGAGTTTGAAGGGATGAGTTACGAAGAAATCGCGGAAGCAATGGATTGCCCCATCGGAACGGTACGCTCGCGGATTTTTAGGGCTCGCGAAGCCATAGACCAAAAATTAAACCCATTGCTCGACTAA
- a CDS encoding alpha/beta fold hydrolase, whose amino-acid sequence MPESAGQHWLLLRGLCREAAHWGNFPDFLQQAFPQSTVSTIDLPGTGRYYREPSPDSIETITEQVRRQALADGLLAKPVTLLALSLGGMVAWEWLQNYPQDIAAAALVNTSFAGLSPFYRRMRWQSYPQFIELLLERDLYNRELAILQLVSNRQDLYAETAKAWTAIQQVRPISLANGVRQLKAAARYRPSQRKPETPLLLLNGRGDRLVAPACSDAIHNKWQIDIFTHPWAGHDLCLDDGAWVANRLKDWINQTTV is encoded by the coding sequence ATGCCTGAGTCAGCCGGGCAACATTGGCTATTACTGCGTGGGTTATGCCGAGAGGCGGCGCATTGGGGAAATTTTCCGGATTTTTTGCAGCAGGCTTTTCCACAATCGACCGTCAGCACTATCGATTTGCCAGGCACCGGCCGATATTACCGAGAACCCAGCCCGGACAGCATCGAAACGATAACGGAACAAGTCCGCCGCCAGGCTTTAGCGGACGGCTTACTGGCAAAGCCTGTGACGCTACTCGCATTATCCCTAGGCGGTATGGTGGCCTGGGAATGGTTGCAAAACTATCCACAAGACATCGCCGCAGCCGCGCTGGTTAATACCAGCTTTGCCGGTTTAAGCCCGTTTTATCGGCGCATGCGTTGGCAGAGTTATCCGCAGTTTATTGAGTTATTACTGGAAAGGGATTTGTACAACAGGGAACTAGCGATACTTCAGCTGGTTAGTAACCGGCAAGACCTCTACGCGGAAACGGCCAAGGCCTGGACCGCCATACAGCAAGTTCGGCCTATCAGCCTTGCTAATGGTGTCAGACAGCTGAAAGCCGCGGCACGCTATCGGCCTAGCCAGAGAAAACCGGAAACACCATTGCTGCTATTGAATGGCCGGGGCGACCGTTTAGTCGCACCGGCTTGTTCCGACGCCATTCATAACAAATGGCAAATCGACATCTTCACGCACCCGTGGGCGGGCCATGATCTATGTTTGGACGATGGAGCCTGGGTAGCAAACCGCTTAAAAGACTGGATAAACCAGACTACGGTTTAA
- a CDS encoding DegQ family serine endoprotease, with protein sequence MLNKLFYGVLIFLLAIDASYAQLPDFTEMVKTNGDAVVNISTTQKAADPQAGVDQQQMPEDMPPEMEEFFRRFFQGPGRGNSPRETNSLGSGFVISKDGYVLTNHHVVNNASEIVVKLKDRRELIAKLIGSDESTDVALLKVEAKDLPVVEVGSPEQLQVGEWVLAIGTPFGFDQSVTAGIVSAKGRSLPDGNYVPFIQTDVAINPGNSGGPLFNMQGKVVGINSQIYSRSGGYMGLSFAIPIDVAMNVVDQIKSKGKVSRGWLGVQIQDVTRQLAESFGMDRPHGALVSKVIPGGPAEKAGIQIGDIIVEFNGQVIETSGELPPRVGMTPIDEKAKVKIIRQGDKQDLSVKIGLLPAQPSSLANAPAAAPEVAVNRLGLAVADLTAEQRQQSQVEKNGVIVQKVNKGIAMDAGIQPGDIILRIQNNVVRDAAEFNSIVAKLPVEKSIALLVQRNGSPVFLAFKIEK encoded by the coding sequence ATGCTTAATAAGCTGTTTTATGGAGTTTTGATATTTTTATTGGCGATTGATGCAAGCTATGCGCAATTACCCGATTTTACCGAAATGGTGAAAACCAATGGGGATGCGGTGGTTAACATCAGCACGACCCAAAAGGCTGCCGACCCGCAAGCCGGCGTCGATCAGCAGCAAATGCCGGAGGATATGCCACCGGAAATGGAAGAGTTTTTTCGACGGTTTTTTCAGGGGCCGGGGCGTGGTAACTCCCCACGGGAGACTAACTCTCTAGGCTCGGGGTTTGTGATTTCCAAAGACGGATACGTCTTGACTAACCACCATGTAGTCAACAATGCCTCCGAGATTGTCGTCAAATTGAAAGATCGCCGGGAGTTGATCGCCAAATTGATCGGCTCCGACGAAAGCACCGATGTGGCCTTGTTGAAGGTAGAGGCCAAAGACCTGCCGGTAGTGGAAGTCGGTTCGCCGGAGCAATTGCAAGTGGGCGAGTGGGTTTTGGCCATCGGTACGCCGTTTGGTTTTGATCAATCCGTCACCGCCGGTATCGTCAGTGCTAAAGGGCGCAGTCTGCCGGATGGCAATTATGTGCCGTTCATCCAAACCGACGTCGCCATCAATCCGGGCAATTCAGGCGGCCCCTTATTCAATATGCAAGGCAAGGTCGTAGGGATTAACTCGCAAATCTACAGCCGTTCCGGCGGCTATATGGGTTTATCGTTTGCGATTCCTATCGATGTGGCGATGAACGTAGTCGACCAAATCAAAAGCAAGGGTAAAGTGTCGCGTGGCTGGTTGGGTGTACAAATTCAGGACGTGACTCGGCAGTTGGCGGAGTCGTTTGGTATGGACCGGCCGCACGGCGCCTTGGTTTCTAAAGTGATACCAGGCGGACCTGCAGAAAAAGCCGGCATTCAAATCGGCGATATTATTGTCGAGTTTAATGGTCAAGTCATTGAAACTTCTGGCGAACTGCCGCCTAGAGTGGGCATGACGCCCATCGATGAAAAAGCCAAGGTTAAAATCATTCGTCAAGGCGATAAGCAGGATCTTAGTGTGAAAATCGGTTTGCTGCCTGCGCAACCTTCCTCTTTGGCAAACGCGCCCGCCGCCGCCCCTGAAGTGGCGGTGAACCGTCTGGGCTTGGCCGTGGCCGATTTAACCGCCGAACAACGTCAACAATCACAGGTGGAAAAGAACGGTGTAATAGTTCAAAAAGTGAACAAAGGTATTGCGATGGATGCCGGTATTCAGCCAGGTGACATTATTTTGCGCATTCAAAATAATGTGGTGCGCGATGCCGCCGAGTTTAATTCCATCGTCGCGAAATTACCGGTTGAAAAATCGATAGCACTTTTGGTACAACGTAACGGCAGTCCGGTGTTTTTAGCGTTTAAAATCGAGAAATAA
- a CDS encoding H-NS histone family protein → MTDFNKLSEAELQAVIDNAEKALKERQSSKRKEVIAQIKELAASIGVTVDIQDGEKKSERKTGKVAARYRSPDDASLTWSGRGLAPKWMQELLASGRSKAEFEIK, encoded by the coding sequence ATGACTGACTTTAATAAACTATCCGAAGCCGAATTACAGGCTGTTATTGATAATGCCGAAAAAGCATTAAAAGAAAGACAATCCAGTAAACGCAAGGAAGTTATTGCGCAAATAAAGGAATTGGCGGCTTCTATTGGCGTAACTGTCGATATTCAAGACGGCGAGAAGAAATCCGAAAGAAAAACCGGTAAAGTTGCGGCTAGGTACCGTAGTCCTGACGATGCATCTTTAACCTGGTCTGGCCGTGGATTGGCGCCGAAATGGATGCAGGAATTGCTGGCTTCCGGTCGCAGTAAAGCCGAGTTTGAAATCAAATAA
- a CDS encoding M14 family zinc carboxypeptidase: protein MENRSFPELEQLETLIEQFGDRARCEIVEQITYKDRQFPIHCLSLGSTSPDVPVLAFFGGVHGLEKIGSEVILAYLQTILQLLDWDEEFNARLQHSRLVFVPIVNPVGVYRGTRCNGHGVDLMRNSPIESIGNTRLYSGQRFSAKLPWYRGDESKMEKEAQALCRVVHKHLFNAPLSIAIDLHSGFGIHDRLWFPYASCQTPFPGIAEAYGLKQLFDRCYPHHFYKIEPMSQEYVISGDLWDYLYDDFIDRHGKQRVFLPLTLEMGSWLWLRKSPTHLFQRHGLFHPLLPHRQQRIMRRHLTLFDFLYRSLLYPQKWAALNNHQQEQNRRQALELWYA from the coding sequence ATGGAAAATCGTTCATTCCCGGAGCTGGAACAGCTGGAAACTCTGATCGAGCAATTCGGCGACCGCGCCCGTTGCGAGATCGTCGAGCAAATCACCTATAAAGACAGGCAATTTCCCATTCATTGCCTCAGCCTGGGCTCAACCAGTCCGGATGTTCCGGTATTGGCTTTTTTCGGTGGCGTGCATGGCCTGGAGAAAATCGGCTCGGAAGTCATACTGGCGTACTTACAAACCATCCTGCAATTATTGGATTGGGACGAGGAATTTAACGCTCGTTTGCAACATTCGCGGCTGGTATTCGTACCCATTGTCAACCCGGTGGGCGTCTATCGAGGCACGCGCTGTAACGGTCACGGCGTAGATTTGATGCGTAATTCGCCCATCGAAAGTATCGGCAACACCCGGCTATACAGCGGCCAGCGTTTCAGCGCCAAACTACCTTGGTATCGCGGCGATGAATCGAAAATGGAAAAAGAAGCCCAGGCATTATGCCGAGTGGTACATAAACATCTGTTCAATGCACCGTTATCGATTGCTATCGATCTGCATTCGGGGTTTGGCATCCACGATAGATTATGGTTTCCCTATGCATCCTGTCAGACGCCGTTTCCGGGCATAGCAGAAGCTTATGGCTTAAAACAATTGTTTGATCGCTGCTACCCGCACCATTTCTATAAAATAGAGCCTATGAGCCAAGAATACGTTATCAGCGGGGACTTGTGGGATTATCTATATGACGATTTTATCGACCGGCATGGCAAACAGCGGGTGTTTCTCCCTTTAACCCTGGAGATGGGCTCCTGGCTGTGGCTGCGCAAGAGTCCGACGCATTTATTTCAACGTCATGGCTTGTTCCATCCCTTGCTGCCGCATCGTCAGCAACGCATTATGCGCAGGCATCTAACCCTCTTCGATTTCTTGTACCGCAGCTTGCTCTACCCGCAAAAATGGGCGGCGTTAAACAACCACCAACAAGAGCAGAATCGGCGACAAGCATTGGAACTCTGGTATGCCTGA
- a CDS encoding sigma-E factor negative regulatory protein, which yields MQEQLNEKLSQLIDDELDSQQALSLLKTLQNDGLLKDKLRRYQIASQVMRSGEYSHVTSDFVDKIHEQIRQEPTYFLPRKKSAVNWQKAALAIAASVALAVVWVSTKVDKQMHNPFGAVEMVAQGKEASAEEMHARFKDYLEAHDNAMYVNSVQAGQPYARVVGYRQE from the coding sequence ATGCAAGAACAACTTAACGAAAAACTTTCTCAACTGATAGACGACGAACTGGATAGTCAGCAAGCACTGTCGCTATTAAAAACTTTGCAGAACGACGGTTTGCTGAAAGACAAGTTGCGTCGCTATCAAATTGCCAGTCAAGTCATGAGGAGTGGCGAATATTCTCACGTTACCAGCGATTTTGTGGACAAGATTCACGAACAGATACGCCAAGAACCTACCTATTTCTTACCTCGGAAAAAGTCGGCGGTAAATTGGCAAAAGGCTGCGTTGGCGATTGCCGCGTCGGTAGCACTGGCCGTGGTGTGGGTCAGCACTAAAGTGGATAAGCAAATGCATAACCCTTTCGGCGCGGTCGAGATGGTGGCTCAGGGTAAAGAGGCGTCAGCCGAGGAAATGCATGCTCGATTCAAGGATTATTTGGAAGCTCATGACAACGCGATGTATGTCAATAGCGTGCAAGCGGGGCAACCCTACGCACGGGTGGTGGGCTATCGGCAGGAATAA
- the nadB gene encoding L-aspartate oxidase, producing MTTLTANQPINTADSYYDILIAGSGGAGLSLALHLADTYKVAVLAKFALTECSTYYAQGGISAVFDEEYDSIESHIEDTLIAGAGLCDAEIVRLTVAQGRRSIEWLRQQGVNFTEERNADGAKQLHLNREGGHSHRRIVHTDDATGKAVSLSLIERAQAHPNITLLEYHNVVELITANKLGASEQRICGAYVLDSKSGSIKSIAAKVVVLATGGANKVYLYSTNPHISSGDGIALAWRAGCRISNMEFMQFHPTCLYHPTARSFLISEAVRGEGAHLILPDGERFMRRYDERMELAPRDIVARAIDSEIKKHGIECVYLDISHKSREFIQKHFPTIYMQCLELDIDISQQPIPVVPAAHYTCGGVLTDANARTDIPGLYAIGEVACTGLHGANRMASNSLLECLVFAEQANQDIRRRFAQLPEPLPLPDWDESKVGDSDEEVVIAHNWDELRRFMWDYVGIVRTNKRLERAMNRLVLLKEEIAEYYGQFRITSDLLELRNLVIVAELIIRCAQQRKESRGLHYTKDYPDLDNSQPPQNTVLTPEKPGRRAH from the coding sequence TTGACCACACTGACAGCAAACCAACCCATCAATACCGCTGATTCCTATTATGACATCCTTATCGCCGGCAGCGGCGGCGCCGGCCTGAGTCTTGCGCTGCATCTTGCCGACACCTACAAGGTCGCGGTGCTCGCCAAATTCGCACTGACCGAATGCAGCACTTATTACGCCCAAGGCGGTATCTCCGCGGTATTCGACGAAGAATACGATTCCATCGAATCGCATATCGAAGACACCTTGATCGCCGGCGCCGGTCTATGCGACGCGGAGATCGTTAGACTCACCGTCGCTCAAGGCCGTCGAAGCATCGAATGGCTACGTCAACAAGGCGTGAACTTTACCGAAGAGCGTAACGCCGACGGCGCCAAACAATTGCATTTAAACCGCGAAGGCGGCCACTCGCACCGCCGCATCGTTCACACCGACGATGCCACCGGCAAAGCGGTCTCGCTATCGTTGATCGAACGCGCCCAGGCTCACCCCAACATTACCCTGCTGGAATATCACAACGTTGTCGAATTAATCACCGCCAACAAATTAGGCGCGAGCGAACAACGCATATGCGGCGCCTATGTGTTGGACAGCAAATCAGGCAGCATCAAATCGATAGCTGCGAAAGTGGTGGTATTGGCGACGGGCGGCGCCAACAAGGTTTATCTGTATTCAACTAATCCGCATATTTCCAGCGGAGACGGGATTGCGTTGGCCTGGCGGGCCGGCTGCCGGATCAGCAATATGGAATTCATGCAATTTCATCCCACCTGCCTGTATCACCCGACCGCGCGTTCGTTTTTAATCAGCGAAGCGGTGCGCGGCGAAGGTGCGCATTTGATCTTGCCCGACGGCGAGCGCTTCATGCGCCGTTACGACGAGCGTATGGAATTAGCGCCGCGCGATATCGTCGCCCGCGCCATCGATAGCGAAATCAAGAAACACGGCATCGAATGCGTCTATCTGGACATCAGCCACAAATCCCGGGAGTTCATCCAGAAGCACTTTCCCACTATTTATATGCAGTGTTTGGAACTGGACATCGACATCAGTCAGCAACCGATTCCCGTGGTACCGGCTGCGCATTACACTTGCGGCGGCGTATTAACCGATGCCAACGCCCGCACCGACATCCCCGGCCTTTACGCCATCGGCGAGGTCGCCTGTACCGGATTGCACGGCGCCAATCGCATGGCCAGCAACTCCTTGTTGGAATGCCTAGTATTCGCCGAACAAGCCAATCAGGACATTCGCCGCAGATTCGCGCAATTACCGGAACCGCTGCCGCTGCCGGATTGGGACGAATCCAAAGTCGGCGACTCTGACGAGGAAGTGGTAATCGCGCACAATTGGGACGAATTGCGCCGTTTCATGTGGGATTACGTCGGCATCGTTCGCACCAACAAACGCCTGGAACGGGCGATGAACCGCCTGGTGTTGCTAAAAGAAGAAATCGCCGAGTACTACGGCCAGTTCCGCATTACCAGCGACCTGCTGGAACTGCGCAATCTGGTCATCGTCGCCGAACTGATCATCCGCTGCGCGCAGCAGCGCAAGGAAAGCCGGGGCTTGCATTACACCAAGGATTATCCCGATTTGGACAACAGTCAGCCGCCGCAAAACACCGTATTGACGCCGGAGAAACCCGGCCGGAGAGCTCACTGA